Within Schaalia sp. HMT-172, the genomic segment AGCCTATCCAGCGCCTGAAGACCCACGACCTGGGCTCGCGCAATCCGCGCCTGCACACCGACGAGGTCCTCATCGCCCTGGCCGTTTCCGCCAACGGTGACGACAACGCGCGCCGCGCCCTCGACCAGCTGTGCGCCCTTCGCGACTGCGACGTGCACGAGTCCGTCATCCTGGGTCCCGTCGACGAGGGCATCTTCCGCTCCCTCGGCATCCAGGTGACCACCGAGCCCGTGTACGCGACCAAGTCGCTGTACCGCAAGAAGTAATCGCTTCGACGAGGCCGGGGTTTCCTTCGCGTATCAGCGCGGGGAGGCCCCGGCCTCGTCGCGAACCGCCTGTCGCGGCCCGCCCACCCCATCTGGCCGTTCGTGGCTGGCGCCACCCGGGGTGGGTGCCGCAGCTGAGGGTGGGGCGGTTTAGGCTTGGAGACGATGAGTGACGCGACTTCTTTGCCTGACCTTGGTTTCCTGATCGGCCCCGATGGGGGCCGCCAGGACGACTACGTGCCGCCGGAGGTGCCCGCCTTCGACGTGGAGGATGCGCTGGGCGCCGACTACGACGGCGGCTGGCCCGACATTGCCGTCCCCGGTGGGGGCTCGGGGGAGGCCTCCGCGTGGGAGGCTGCCCCGGCCTCGTCCGCGCCCGCGTGGGGCGAACCCCGCCGCCCCGGCGTGGACCCCGAGTCGCTCACGCGCGGCCTCAACGACCGCCAGCGCGAGGCCGTCACCCACGCGGGCTCGCCGCTGCTGATCCTCGCCGGCGCGGGCTCCGGCAAGACGCGCGTGCTCACGCACCGCATCGCCTACCTGCTGGCCACTGGACGCGCGCGGGCTGGGGAGATTCTGGCGATCACCTTCACGAACAAGGCAGCCGCCGAGATGCGCGAGCGCGCGGGCGCCCTCGTGGGCGACGACGCACGCCGCATGTGGGTGTCGACCTTCCACTCGGCGTGCGTGCGCCTGCTGCGCTACGAGCACGAGGCTGCGGGGCTGTCCTCGTCGTTCACGATCTACGACGCGCAGGATTCCCAGCGTCTCATCCAGATGGTCCTCAAAGCCCAGGACGTGGACATTAAGCGCTTCACCCTAAAGATGGTGGCGGCGCGCATTTCGGACGCGAAGAACGAGCTGATCGGCCCGAAGCGTTACGCCGAGACGGCTGGCAAAGACCCGGTCTCGCGCATCGTCGCGGACGCCTACGTCGAGTACGACAAGCGCATGCGCGCCTCGAACGCGCTGGATTTCGACGACCTCATCATGCGCACGGTCGACCTGCTGCGCGACAACCCGCTGATCGCCGAGCACTACCACCGGCGATTCCGGCACATCCTGGTCGACGAGTACCAGGACACGAACCATGCGCAGTACGTCCTCGTGCGCGCCCTCGTGGGGGATGGGTCCGATGGGGTCACGCCCGCCGAGCTGACAGTCGTGGGCGACTCCGACCAGTCGATTTACGCCTTCCGCGGCGCGACGATCCGCAATATCGAGGAGTTCGAGCGCGACTTCACGGGCGCTCGCACCATCTTGCTGGAGCAGAACTATCGCTCGACGCAGAACATCCTGTCTGCCGCGAACGCTGTGATCGCCCGCAACACGGGGCGCCGCGCGAAGAACCTGTGGACGGCCTCGGGCGACGGCGCGCTCATCACGCTGGACGCCGCCGATTCCGAGCACGACGAGGCGCGCTTCGTCGTCGGCGAGATCGACCGCCTCGCGGACTCGGGCGTCGACTGGGGCGACATCGCGGTCTTCTACCGCACGAACGCGCAGTCCCGCGCACTGGAGGAACTCCTCGTGCGCCAGGGCATCCCGTACCGCGTCGTCGGCGGCACGCGCTTCTACGAGCGCCGCGAAATCAAGGATGCACTGGCCTACCTGCAGGTCATCTCCAACCCCGACGACACGGTCGCGGCCCGCCGTGTCCTCAACGTCCCCAAGCGCGGCATCGGCGCGAAGGCCGAAGAGGCCATCGCTGCGCACGCCGCCCGCCACGGCATCTCGTTTGGCGCTGCCCTGCGCCACCTGTGGCTGCGCGCCGGGCGCCCCGCCGGTGAGGGCGAGGGGATCGACGTCGACGCGCTGGCCCGTTCCGCTTCCACGGACGAGGCCTTGGCTGATTCTTCCGTTTCCGTTTCCTCGGGCGGTGCGGCGGGGGAGAACCCGGGTGCTCGCGACGGTGCAGATGCGAGCGTGGCTGCGGATTCGAGCGCGGCTGCGGCCCCGGCCTCGTCCCCCGTCCCCTCCGAGAGCGCGCCCGAGACGGCGCCCGAGGTCCTGGGCATCACCGCCCGCGCCGCGAAGTCCGCGGCCGCCTTCTGGGGGCTCATCGAGACGCTTCGAGCCGCCGAGGCGCGCGGCGCATCCCAGGCCGACATCCTCGAGGAGGTCCTGGACCGCACCGGCTACCTGGCGGAGCTGCGCCGCAGCGAGGATCCGCAGGATGCCTCGCGCGTGGAAAACCTGGCGGAACTGCACTCGGTCGCCGGGGCCTTCGCGGCCGACGCGCCCGGCGGGACCCTCGCGGACTTCCTCGAGCGCGTCGCCCTCGTCGCCGACTCGGACCAGGTGCCCGCCGAAGGCGAGCGCGGCGGACAGGTCACCCTCATGACCGTCCACACCGCGAAGGGCCTCGAATTCCCGGCGGTTTTCGTGACCGGCATGGAGGACGGCACCTTCCCGCATCAGCGCAGCCTCGGGGATGAGAGCGAGCTGGAGGAGGAACGCCGCCTGGCGTATGTGGCGATCACGCGTGCGCGCGAACGCCTCTACCTGACGCGCGCGGCGGTGCGCAGCGCCTGGGGGACGCCGCAAGAGATGCCGCCCTCGCGCTTCCTCGACGACATCCCCGCCGAGCTCCTCGACGTGCGCCGCGCGGCCACATCCGGGGAGCGTATGCGCGCCTCCTACGGGGGTTCGTATGGTTCCGGGGCCTATGGTTCCGGGGCCTATGGGCGCTCCCGTCGCTCCGAGGGGCGCGACCCGTGGGGTGAGCGCGACGCCGGTGCCTTCGGGTCGGGGCGCGGTGGCGTGCCCGCGCAGACGGCCGGCGCGCGCACAGTGACCCGGATGGGCGTGGCTCCCGCAGCCAAGCCCGCCGAGGAGAAGCCGGTGCTCTCGCTCAAGGTCGGGGACCGTGTCAAGCACGCGACCCTGGGTGCGGGCACCGTCACCGGCGTCGAGGGGGAGGGGCCGCGCACCGTGGCTCGCATCCGCTTCGGCATGGCCGAGAAGCGCCTGCTCGTGCGCATGGCCCCGATGGAGAAGATTTCGTAGCTCGGGCTTCCCGGCGCTGCTCGGGCTTGGGGCCCCGCTGTGTGCCGGGCGGCGGCCTGGCTCTGTGGTCCTGACGGGTTTGCTGCAGGTAGCCCAGTTGTGGCTGTCAATCAGCAATTTCGCACGTAATTCCCCTGCGATTAGTTCAAATTTTGAATTCATGTCGTTGGAATTGCAACGTTTTCGGGTGGTCTCGAAAAATGACCGAGGGAAATTACGTGCGAAATTTGTCTGGGCCCGTCATGCCGCATTGAGAGGCGTCAGATTGTCGATGTGACGACGCCTGACCCGTGCGGGACATGCGACCCCAGCAATCCGCCCCGCAACGCAAAGCGTTGATAAAGCGAAATTGCGTTCCGGTCAAGGCCGTGACAAGCCTTGATAATGGGAGGAAATGGCGCGTTCGTGCCGGTCGCACGTTAGAATTATTGCGCTGACCACACCACGTTCAACGGAGGGAATAAGGTGGATCTCTACGAGTACCAGGCCCGGCAGATGTTCAAGGAGCGCGGCGTGCCCGTGCTCGACTACCGCCTGGCGTCAACCCCCGACGAGGCGCGCGAGGGCGCGCGTGAACTCCTGGCTGAGGGGGCCTCGCTGCTGGTCGTCAAGGCTCAGGTGAAGACGGGCGGCCGCGGCAAGGCCGGCGGCGTCAAGCTCGCCCACACCGCCGACGAGGCCTACGAGAAGGCTCAGGCGATCCTCGGTCTTAACATCAAGGGCCACATCGTCAAGAAGGTCATGATCGCGTCCGGCGCGGACATCGCCGCCGAATACTACTTCTCGATCCTGCTGGACCGCTCGAACCGCCGCCACCTGGCGATGTGCTCGCGTGAGGGCGGTATGGACATTGAGACCCTCGCGAAGGAACGCCCCGAGGCCCTGGCCCGCGTCCCCCTGGACCCGGTCGTCGGCATCGACGCCGAGGTGGCCCGCCACATCGCCAAGGAAGCGGGCTTCGACGAGGAGACCGCCGAGGCGATCGCCCCCGTCCTCGAGACCCTGTGGACTGTCTATCGCGACGAGGATGCGACGCTGGTCGAGGTTAACCCGCTGGTCTCCAGCCCCGACGGTTCCGTGTGGGCGGTCGACGGCAAGGTGACCCTTGACGACAACGCGCGCTTCCGTCACTCCGGCCACGCCGAGCTGGTGGACGTGGCCGCGCAGGATCCGCGCGAGGCCGCCGCGAAGGAGGCCGGGCTCAACTACGTGCGCCTGGAGGGCCAGGTTGGCATCATCGGTAACGGCGCGGGCCTGGTCATGTCGACTCTCGACGTGGTCGCGATGGCCGGCGAGGAGTTCGGCGGCATGAAGCCCGCGAACTTCCTGGACATCGGCGGCGGCGCCTCGGCCGAGGTCATGGCGAAGGGCCTGGACATCATCCTCGGCGATGAGCAGGTTCGCTCCGTGTTCGTCAACGTCTTCGGCGGCATTACCGCCTGCGACCAGGTTGCCCGCGGTATTGTCGGCGCGCTCGAGACGCTGGGCGACGCGGCTTCGAAGCCTCTGGTCGTGCGCCTCGATGGCAACAAGGTCGAGGAGGGCCGCGCGATCCTCGAGCAGGCCGCGCACCCGCTCGTCCACATGGAAGAAACGATGGACGGGGCAGCCAGGCGCGCAGCAGAGCTCGCAGCCCAGGCGCCGTCGAAGTAACGACCCGAGAACCGCAGGAGAACACCCATGACTATCTTCGTCAACTCTGAGACCCGGGTCATCGTCCAGGGCATGACCGGCGCTGAGGGCCGCAAGCACACCCAGCGCATGCTGAGCGCCGGCACGGCTATCGTGGGCGGCACGAACCCGCGCAAGGCCGGGACGACCGTCACCTTCGACGTGCAGGGCTACGGCCCGGGCGCCGACAAGGTGACCGACGGCCAGGTTGAGGTCCCCGTCTTCGGCACGGTCGCCGAGGCCCGCGAGGCCACCGGCGCGAATGCTTCCGTCATCTTCGTGCCTCCGGCTTTCGCGAAGGGCGCCGCCCTGGAGGCCATCGAGGCGGGCATCGAGACGATCGTCCTCATCACCGAGGGCATCCCCGTCCAGGACTCGACCATCGTCGTCGAGCGCGCGCTCGCGGCGGGCGTGCGCCTGATCGGCCCGAACTGCCCGGGCATCATCTCGCCCGCGCAGGCGAACCTGGGGATCACCCCGGCGGACATTACGGGCCCGGGCTGCCTCGGCCTCGTCTCGAAGTCGGGCACGCTGACCTATCAGCTCATGTACGAGCTGCGTGACTTCGGTTTCACGACGTGCCTGGGGATCGGCGGCGACCCGGTCGTGGGTACCACCCACATTGACGCGCTGGCGGCCTTCGAGGCGGACCCCGACACTGACCTCGTCATCATGATCGGCGAGATCGGCGGCGACGCCGAGGAGCGCGCTGCCGCGTGGATCCAGGAGAACATGACGAAGCCGGTCGTCGCCTACATCGCGGGCTTCACCGCCCCCGAGGGCAAGACGATGGGCCACGCGGGCGCGATTGTGTCCGGTTCGTCGGGCACGGCCGCCGCGAAGGCGGAGGCGCTCGAGGCCGTGGGCGTGCGCGTGGGACGCACTCCTTCGCAGACGGCGCAGATCGCGCGCGAGATCCTCTCGCGCTAACGTCACAGCACGAATCGGCCCGGGGTCGGCGCGCAGCGTCGCGGCCCCGGGCTGATTCTGTCACCATTGGCGTGTGAGCGAGCGCATCAGAGAAGTACCCAGTGCCCGGCGGACCACGACGACTTACGTTGCTGACCGCGCGACTATCCGCGTTGCTGTCCCCAAGGGGTGGGCGCGCGGCGTCTTGGCCGGTATCGAGGCGGCCTTCGCGGGCTGGGCGATCACGACGGTCCTGACGATGGTTGCCTTCCTGTCGCTGCGTTCGAACACGTGGATGAATGACACGACGCCGCGTGACGCGCTGGGCCTGGGTGGCGACCTGTGGGTCGCGGTGATGGGTGGAACGTCGGCGGCGGGGGGAGTGTCCTACCGGGCTATTCCGACGCTGGTTGGGGCCCTGCTGATTGTTCTCGTGCGGATTCTGCTGCGCACGACGGCCGGTTTTCCCCGGTCGTCGGCGTTGTTCGCGGTTCCGGGTTTCGTGTTGACGTCGTGGTTCTTGTCGGGCACGTCGGGCGCGAGTTCGCAGTGGTGGACGGGCACGATTGGGGCGGTCCTCATTCCGCTGATCGCTTCGGTGTGGTTCGTGGTGTCGAGTTTTTCGCGCGATCATGATGCGCCGACGATGCAGCATTGGATTTCCGGTGGTTTCAAGATGGGTGGCCTGCTTGTGGTGGCGACCGTCGCGGCGTCGTCGGTGGCGGCTGTGGTTGCGCTTGTGGCCGGGTGGGGTCGGGCGAGTGGCATCCAGGAGTTGCTCGGTGCGTCCTCGGGTGTGGACACGGCGTTCATTGTGGGCGTGCAGGTGGCGTTCGCGCCGACGGTTATGGCGTGGGCGGCGGCCTGGTGGTCGGGTGTTGGTTTCATGACGGCGACGGATTCGCTGCATTCGCCGACGGTGGTGGATCCGGGTCCGATTCCGCCGATTCCGCTGTTGGGTATGGTTCCGCAGACGGCGCCGGGTCATTGGGTGGTGCTGGTTCCGATTGCGCTGGGTGTGGGGCTCGGCGTGGTGTCGTCGCGTCTTTTCCGCCGTTCGCACGTGTTGCATCAGAGCGCGCAGGGGGTGTTGGCCTCGTGTGTGTTCGCGTCGGTGGTTGCGCTGTGGATGTGGAGTTCGACGATGAGCTTGGGCTCGGTGCGCCTGGTGTCGATGGGTCCGCGCGTGGGGTGGGCGACGCTCGCCCTCGTGCTCGAGATCGCGCTGCCGGCGCTGATCATCACGCTGGCGACTCATCCGACGACGCTTGCGTTGGTTGGTCGGGGCGCGGGGCGTGTGCGTTCGGAGGGGGAGGCGCTGCGTCGTCGCCATGCTGAGCGTTTGTCCCGTGAGGCTGCCACGGCCTCGTTGATCGATCGGGAGGAGGGCGACTGTGCGTCCGGCGCGGACGAGGCCTGGGCTGAGGCTTCCGCGCCCGCGGCGACGGGGGACACAACTGCGGGCGCCGAGGCCGGGGCGGAGCCGGAGGAGCAGGGTGCCGAGCCCGCGCAGGAGGGCGCGGACGAGGGTGCGGGCGTTGTCGCCGAGGAGGGCGAGGAGCCGGTGAGCGGCCGGGACCAGGGCGGCGCGTGAGTGGTGGCGCGCTGGGTGATCGTGACGCGGTCGACGCCCGCGGGTGGCTGACGCGGGCTGTGGCCTGAACTAGACTGGAGGTGCCGCGACTGGCGAGGGTGGATGACCACCGGGGAGCGGCTGCATGTCCCGCGAGGCGTCGCCCGCCTGGGCGCCTGGGTTTGGCTCTCAACCTGGAGGAACTATGTCCGTTTCGCTGGACAACCTGGAACCCATTGACGTGCGCCCGATTAAGCGGGCCCTGATTTCTGTGTATGACAAGACGGGCTTGGAGGACCTGGCGCGCGCGCTGGGCGAGGCCGGCGTGGAGATTGTGTCCACGGGCTCGACGGCTGCCCGCATCGCGGCCGCCGGCGTGGCCGTCACCCCGGTCGACGACGTGACGGGTTTCCCCGAGGTGCTCGAGGGGCGCGTGAAGACCCTGCATCCCTTCATTCATTCCGGCATCCTGGCCGATCAGCGTAAGGCCGCGCATCGCGAGCAGATTGCGCAGCTGGGGATCCAGGCGTTTGACCTGGTCGTGTGCAACCTGTACCCCTTCCAGGACACGGTCGCGTCGGGCGCTTCTTTCGACGAGTGCGTCGAGCAGATCGACATCGGTGGCCCGTCCATGGTGCGAGCCGCCGCGAAGAATCACCCGTCGGTCGCGGTCGTGACGTCCCCGGAGCGTTACGCGGATGTGGCCGAGGCCGTGGCGGGGGAGGGCTTCACCCTTGAGCAGCGCCGCGCGCTGGCCGCCGAGGCTTTCGCGCACACGGCGACCTACGACTTGGCGATCGCCGGATGGTTCGCCGACGAGCTGGATCTCGAGGACGTGCGCGAGACCCTCGACGAGGCCGCCGAGTCTCACCTGGATGCCTCGGACGCGGCGTTCCTGGAGTCGCTGGGATACCAGGCCGAGGAAGACTACGTGGTGGAGGCTACCGAGGAGGAGGGGCAGGCCTCGGGCATGCCCGTGTTCGTGGCCGACGCGTTCGAGCGCGTGGAGTCGCTGCGCTACGGCGAGAATCCGCATCAGGGCGCGGCCGTGTACCGAGAGATCGACGAGTCCTTCGAGGACGAGGGGGCCGACGACGAGGCCCTGGCCCCGGGCATCGCGAACGCGCGCCAGCTGCACGGTAAGGCCATGAGTTACAACAACTACACGGACGGCGATGCGGCCCTGCGCGCCGCCTACGATCATGAGCGTCCCTGCGTCGCGATCATCAAGCACGCGAATCCCTGCGGTATCGCCGTGGCGGACGATGTGGCCGAGGCCCACCGCCTGGCGCACGCCTGCGACCCCGTGTCGGCCTTCGGCGGCGTCATCGCTGTGAATCGCCCGGTGAGCGTGGAGCTGGCCCGCCAGATTGTCCCGATCTTCACCGAGGTCGTGCTTGCCCCCGATTACGAGGAGGGCGCGCTCGAGGTGCTGAGCGCGAAGAAGAACCTGCGTGTCCTGCAGGTCGAGCCCCCGGTTCGCGGCTCGTACGAGTTCAAGCAGATCAGCGGCGGCCTGCTGGTCCAGGAGCGCGACGATATCGACGCGCCCGGAGACTCGCCGGAGAACTGGACGCTTGCGGCTGGTGCTCCCGCCGACGAGGCGACGCTGGCGGACCTGGAGTTTGCGTGGCGCACGGTGCGTGCGGTGCGTTCGAACGCGATTCTGCTGGTCAAGGATGGCGCCTCGGTGGGCGTGGGCATGGGCCAGGTGAACCGCGTGGACTCGTGCAAGCTGGCGGTTGAGCGTGCGAACACGCTGGGCTCGCGTTCGACGGGTGACGCGGCGGCCTCCACCGTGGACAGCGCGGGTGGCGCTCGCGCGTCCGAGGTGGTGGGAGAGGCTCCTGAGCAGCGTTCCGTCGGCGCGGTTGCCGCGTCGGATGCGTTCTTCCCCTTCGCGGACGGCCTGCAGGTGCTCATCGACGCGGGTGTGAAGGCGGTCGTCCAGCCGGGTGGTTCCGTGCGTGACCAGGAGTCGATTGATGCGGCGAACGCTGCGGGCATCACGATGTACCTGACGGGAACGCGTCACTTCGCGCACTGATCTGTCCCGCTCATGGGCCCCAGGGGGCGGGCGCCGGTGCGGCGCTCGCCCCCTGTGATGTGCTCGGGTGTGCTTGACAGGGGCAGTGATACCGGTGTCTAATTCAATTATTGAATAAAAGGCCGTTGGCCCCGTCGAAAGGCACCGCATGTCCACGCTGACCGTCGCCCCCGCCGCCGCGCGCGAAAACCGCGTCCTCGCCGACCGCCTCGGTGGCACTATCGCCCGCGAATTCGCCCTGGTGGCAGCCGGAACAATCGCCATGATCGTGCTGGCCCGCATCTCGATCCCGCTGCCCTTCACGCCCGTGCCGGTCTCGCTCGGCACGCTCGGTGCCCTCTCGGTCGGCACGACCCTCGGCGCGCGCCGAGGCCTCGTCTCCGTCGCCGCCTACGCTCTCCTCGGCATCGCGGGCGCACCGGTCTTCACCGGCACGAACGTCGGCTGGGCCTTCGCCTCGTTCGGCTACATCCTCGGCTATTTCCTGGTCGCCGCGATCGCCGGCCTGGCCGCCCAGCGCGGCGCCGACCGCCGCGTGCTCACCATGGCACCGACCGCCCTCGCATCCATCTTCTCCGTGTACGTCCTGGGCCTGGCGTGGATGATTCCCTTCGCGCACATGACCATCGAGCAGGGCATCATGAAGGGTTTCGTGCCCTTCATTGTCGGCGACCTGGTCAAGGCCGCCGTCGCCGCCGGGCTTTTCCCCGTGCTGCGCTCCATCCTCCGCTGAGCCGCGCGCTCCAGCGCAACGCGAGTCGGCCTCGTCCCCTCCCGGGGGCGGGGCCGCCCCGTATCCGCGGACAAAAGCGCGGTGACATGCGCTATGGCGCGCGACGGCGCGGGGTGAGCGCGGGTAGCATGGGGAGGGTGAACGCTACTGACATGCATCCCGTCCTCGTCGTCGACTTCGGCGCGCAGTATGCCCAGCTGATCGCACGCCGCGTGCGTGAGGCCAACGTCTACTCCGAGATCGTCCCCCACACCATGAGCGTGGCGGACATGCTCGCCAAGGAGCCCGCCGCCATCATCCTGTCCGGCGGCCCGTCCTCCGTCTACGAGGAGGGTGCCCCCTCCGTCGATCCCGCGATCTTTGAGGCCGGCGTGCCCGTCCTGGGCATCTGCTACGGCTTCCAGACCATGGCGCACGCCCTGGGTGGCACGGTGGGTCGCACGGGCACCCGCGAGTACGGGCACACCGAGGCCACGGTTTCTGCGGGTTCCTGCCTGTTCGACGGCACCCCCGATGAGCAGATCGTGTGGATGAGCCACGGCGATGCCGTCCAGGGCGCGCCCGAGGGCTTCACCGTCACTGCCTCCACCTCCGAGACTCCCGTCGCGGCCTTCGAGTCGCGCGAGCGTCGCCTCTACGGCCTGCAGTGGCACCCCGAGGTGGGCCACTCCCAGTTCGGCCAGGATGCCCTGAAGAACTTCCTGTACAAGGGTGCTGGCCTGGAGCCCACGTGGACAGCCGGGTCCATCGTGGACGAGCAGGTTGCGAAGATCCGTGAGCAGGTCGGCGACGCGCAGGTCATCTGCGCCCTGTCTGGTGGCGTGGACTCCTCCGTGGCCGCGGCCCTCGTGCACAAGGCTGTTGGCGACCAGCTGACCTGTTTCTTCATCGATCATGGCCTGCTGCGTGCGGGCGAGTGCGAGCAGGTGGAGAACGACTACGCGCGCGGCATGGGCATCCGCGTCATCACGTGCGACGAGTCTGAGCGTTTCCTGTCCGCCCTGGCTGGCGTCACCGAGCCCGAGGCGAAGCGTAAGATCATCGGCCGCGAGTTCATCCGCTCCTTCGAGGCTGCCCAGAAGCAGGTCATCGAAGAGGTTGGCGCTGCCGGCGGCGAGGTGAAGTTCCTCGTCCAGGGCACCCTGTACCCCGACGTCGTCGAGTCCGGCGGCGGCGAGGGCGCGGCCAACATTAAGAGCCACCATAATGTGGGTGGCCTGCCCGAGGACATGACCTTCGAGCTGGTCGAGCCCCTGCGCACCCTCTTCAAGGACGAGGTGCGCGCGGTCGGCCGTGAGCTGGGCCTGCCCGACTACCTGGTGAACCGTCAGCCTTTCCCGGGCCCCGGCCTGGGCATTCGCATCATTGGTGAGGTCACGCGCGAGCGCCTGGACATTCTGCGCGCCGCCGACCTGATTGCCCGCGAGGAGCTTACGGCTGCCGGCCTGGATCAGGAGATCTGGCAGTGCCCGGTCGTCCTGCTCGCCGACGTTCGTTCCGTGGGCGTCCAGGGGGATGGCCGCACCTACGGACACCCGATCGTGCTGCGCCCCGTGTCCTCCGAGGACGCGATGACGGCCGACTGGACGCGCCTGCCCTACGACGTCCTGGCCCGCATCTCCACGCGCATCACGAACTCGGTGCCCGAGGTCAACCGCGTCGTCCTCGACGTGACCTCCAAGCCCCCGGCAACCATCGAGTGGGAGTAGAGTAAGTTTCTATTATAAAACTGTTGAAAATACAGCGTTTCGGCATTATGTGGGAGCAAAACACTTTTGAGTGATAGTATTTTGATACTAAAAGTAAGAAAAGTAGGTCTGAAAGGGAGTTGTTGAATTGAGCGAGTTTTGCGAACGATACTTATTGAAATGGCAATAAGGTAGACAAATTGCTTAGAAAGCCTCCCATTATTTAGGTGGGAGGCTTTTGTCGAAATAGTGGGTAAGAAATTTGAAGTTGTGTAGGTGGTGAATATGATATTTCATGAATTTGGTGATAAAAATTTTCCACATATGTTATTGATACATGGCGGAGGTAGTTCCTGGTGGAATTATCTTCGGCAGGCTCAAATGTTATCCGATAAATACCATGTAATTTTGCCAACACTTAATGGTCATGGAGAAGAATATCAAAAAGATTACATTTCAACTGAAGATTCTGCACTGCAAATTATGGATTATGTAAAGAATAATTGTGATGGGAAATTGTTTGCTGTGGGTGGTGTTTCGCTGGGTGGTCAAATTGCAATTGAGTTATTGTCGTTAGATAGTGATGTAGCTCAAAAAGCAATAATAGATGGGAGTATTTGTATTCCTCAACGCAAACTAGCGAGAATTAGCATAGTTATTGTAAAGTTATTTGGAAAACTTATGTTTAGCAAAGTGGCATGCAAAATCCAGTTGAGTTTAATGAAAAAAATGTATCCCAATATGGCTTATCCAGAAGAAATAGAAAATTACTATATGGAGGATATGCCAAGGATTCCCATTAAAACATTAGTTACTATGTACCAAACATATATGGGAAGATATGCACTTAAAAACGCTATTACAGAAAGTAAAGCGCAGGTTTTATATATTTATGGCGAAAAAGAAATGAGTTGCGTTAAGGACTCAGCTAAGCTATTTAAGGAAATGCATCCCAATTGTACACTATATGAAGCTAAAGGTTATAATCATGGGTATCTATCAGCTTATCTACCTTTTGAGTGGATGGCTCTGGTTAATCCATTTTTGGAAAACAATATTTATTAATAAAACCTAAAGCTGGTAGTGTCATAGGGTGTAAGCAATTTTCGTGTAGCGGTGATGCTGTTTGGAGGCTGATCATGGGGTGTCGCCGGGTGCTTGGAGTCGACGATCGTGCGGCGATTATGGCGGGGGTAAATGCGGGTTTGTCCCAGGTGCGTATCGCCCACCTGATTGGGCGTAGCCCCTCGGTGGTGTGCGGTGAGATCGCCCGCCATGCGGGCCCTGATGGGGCGTATCGGGCCGAGAAGCCCGTCCTGTGTGCGGGCGAGAACGAGGACCGGGTGAAACTTGCAGCCATGGTCATCGAAGTTAAAGCGTGCGTGTCAGATCTCCCATGGAGTGGGAGCTGCCTCACTCGCCGTCATCCCAATCTCCTGGGAGCCGCGCGACTCCATTCGTATCCAAGCTGGGGCGATAGGCGCAGCGCTCGAGTCCGTCAAATGTGGGAGTCTCGGGGCGCATGTCGAAGGGGAGGCCGCCGACTTCAATTGACTTGGCGAGGAAGATATTGATCGCGTCCGAGAGGCTAATTCCCCAGCGTGCGTAGACAGCTGCTGCGTCGGCCTTGATCTGCGCGGTCGTGCGAGTCTTCACCTCGGCAGTGCGGGTCATCGTTGGCATAGTCGCTCCTTTCATTGCCTGCATCATAGTCCCTGACTGGTGCTGGGATGGGGCCATTGTGGGGCAGTATGGACTAGTAGTAGCCAGTTTCCCTTTTGATCTGAGGCCAGACTCTGGCCATAATTATGGCTAAGGGTGATAGGAGTAGCATGTCGACACTAACTATGGGACTTGCCGAGGCGAAGAATAACTTTTCGCGGGTGACAGCAGAGGTGAACAGGACGGGGAAGCCT encodes:
- the purH gene encoding bifunctional phosphoribosylaminoimidazolecarboxamide formyltransferase/IMP cyclohydrolase, producing the protein MSVSLDNLEPIDVRPIKRALISVYDKTGLEDLARALGEAGVEIVSTGSTAARIAAAGVAVTPVDDVTGFPEVLEGRVKTLHPFIHSGILADQRKAAHREQIAQLGIQAFDLVVCNLYPFQDTVASGASFDECVEQIDIGGPSMVRAAAKNHPSVAVVTSPERYADVAEAVAGEGFTLEQRRALAAEAFAHTATYDLAIAGWFADELDLEDVRETLDEAAESHLDASDAAFLESLGYQAEEDYVVEATEEEGQASGMPVFVADAFERVESLRYGENPHQGAAVYREIDESFEDEGADDEALAPGIANARQLHGKAMSYNNYTDGDAALRAAYDHERPCVAIIKHANPCGIAVADDVAEAHRLAHACDPVSAFGGVIAVNRPVSVELARQIVPIFTEVVLAPDYEEGALEVLSAKKNLRVLQVEPPVRGSYEFKQISGGLLVQERDDIDAPGDSPENWTLAAGAPADEATLADLEFAWRTVRAVRSNAILLVKDGASVGVGMGQVNRVDSCKLAVERANTLGSRSTGDAAASTVDSAGGARASEVVGEAPEQRSVGAVAASDAFFPFADGLQVLIDAGVKAVVQPGGSVRDQESIDAANAAGITMYLTGTRHFAH
- a CDS encoding biotin transporter BioY, which translates into the protein MSTLTVAPAAARENRVLADRLGGTIAREFALVAAGTIAMIVLARISIPLPFTPVPVSLGTLGALSVGTTLGARRGLVSVAAYALLGIAGAPVFTGTNVGWAFASFGYILGYFLVAAIAGLAAQRGADRRVLTMAPTALASIFSVYVLGLAWMIPFAHMTIEQGIMKGFVPFIVGDLVKAAVAAGLFPVLRSILR
- the guaA gene encoding glutamine-hydrolyzing GMP synthase; this translates as MHPVLVVDFGAQYAQLIARRVREANVYSEIVPHTMSVADMLAKEPAAIILSGGPSSVYEEGAPSVDPAIFEAGVPVLGICYGFQTMAHALGGTVGRTGTREYGHTEATVSAGSCLFDGTPDEQIVWMSHGDAVQGAPEGFTVTASTSETPVAAFESRERRLYGLQWHPEVGHSQFGQDALKNFLYKGAGLEPTWTAGSIVDEQVAKIREQVGDAQVICALSGGVDSSVAAALVHKAVGDQLTCFFIDHGLLRAGECEQVENDYARGMGIRVITCDESERFLSALAGVTEPEAKRKIIGREFIRSFEAAQKQVIEEVGAAGGEVKFLVQGTLYPDVVESGGGEGAANIKSHHNVGGLPEDMTFELVEPLRTLFKDEVRAVGRELGLPDYLVNRQPFPGPGLGIRIIGEVTRERLDILRAADLIAREELTAAGLDQEIWQCPVVLLADVRSVGVQGDGRTYGHPIVLRPVSSEDAMTADWTRLPYDVLARISTRITNSVPEVNRVVLDVTSKPPATIEWE
- a CDS encoding alpha/beta fold hydrolase codes for the protein MIFHEFGDKNFPHMLLIHGGGSSWWNYLRQAQMLSDKYHVILPTLNGHGEEYQKDYISTEDSALQIMDYVKNNCDGKLFAVGGVSLGGQIAIELLSLDSDVAQKAIIDGSICIPQRKLARISIVIVKLFGKLMFSKVACKIQLSLMKKMYPNMAYPEEIENYYMEDMPRIPIKTLVTMYQTYMGRYALKNAITESKAQVLYIYGEKEMSCVKDSAKLFKEMHPNCTLYEAKGYNHGYLSAYLPFEWMALVNPFLENNIY
- a CDS encoding type II toxin-antitoxin system RelB/DinJ family antitoxin; its protein translation is MPTMTRTAEVKTRTTAQIKADAAAVYARWGISLSDAINIFLAKSIEVGGLPFDMRPETPTFDGLERCAYRPSLDTNGVARLPGDWDDGE